The following proteins are co-located in the Lagenorhynchus albirostris chromosome 2, mLagAlb1.1, whole genome shotgun sequence genome:
- the MYOG gene encoding myogenin: MELYETSPYFYQEPHFYDGENYLPVHLQGFEPPGYERTELSLSPEARVPLEDKGLGTPEHCPGQCLPWACKVCKRKSVSVDRRRAATLREKRRLKKVNEAFEALKRSTLLNPNQRLPKVEILRSAIQYIERLQALLSSLNQEERDLRYRGGGGPQPGVPSECSSHSASCSPEWGSALEFGPNPGDHLLTADPTDVHNLHSLTSIVDSITVEDVTVAFPDETMPN, from the exons ATGGAGCTGTATGAGACATCCCCCTACTTCTACCAGGAACCCCACTTCTATGACGGGGAAAACTACCTGCCCGTCCACCTCCAGGGCTTCGAGCCACCGGGCTATGAGCGGACTGAGCTCAGCCTGAGCCCCGAGGCCCGAGTGCCCCTCGAAGACAAGGGGCTAGGGACCCCCGAGCACTGCCCAGGCCAGTGCCTGCCGTGGGCGTGTAAGGTGTGCAAGAGGAAGTCGGTGTCTGTGGACCGGCGGCGGGCGGCCACGCTGAGGGAGAAGCGCAGGCTCAAGAAGGTGAATGAGGCCTTTGAGGCCCTGAAGAGGAGCACCCTGCTCAACCCCAACCAGCGGCTGCCCAAGGTGGAGATCCTGCGCAGTGCCATCCAGTACATCGAGCGCCTGCAGGCCCTGCTCAGCTCCCTCAACCAGGAGGAGCGCGATCTCCGCTACCGAGGCGGGGGCGGACCCCAACCAGGG GTGCCCAGTGAATGCAGCTCCCATAGTGCCTCCTGCAGTCCAGAGTGGGGCAGTGCACTGGAGTTTGGTCCCAACCCAGGGG ATCATCTGCTCACAGCTGACCCTACGGATGTCCACAATCTGCACTCCCTCACCTCCATCGTGGACAGCATCACCGTGGAGGATGTCACCGTGGCCTTCCCAGATGAAACCATGCCCAACTGA